A stretch of Deinococcus gobiensis I-0 DNA encodes these proteins:
- a CDS encoding Gfo/Idh/MocA family protein, with translation MTPPVPQAALVGIGFIGQAHLEALRRLGVPIAGVLGHEESYTRREAARLNLRPYASLDELLADPAVSVVHQCGPNDVHAPQNLRALAAGKHVFSEKPLGVSSDETARQLQAARASGRQTAVNFTYRGYAAVQALRDLVQGGEMGEVVSLRGHYLQDWLLYATDFNWRVGAPAHETRAVSDIGSHLSDLARYVTGLEPRRVQARFSTLHAKRRRPLGTVQTFASGGAETEAFTVTTEDQASLWVDYGGIHASFELSQVAPGHKNDLELEVLGTRGSARWRQERPEEIELASRDARRTVQLKDPGHPFTHYPAGHPEGYPDAITNVLRAFYAGLSGTPDPRIARFEDGHAAALFVEAAYASHLTGQPAEVGAALDVSV, from the coding sequence ATGACCCCACCCGTCCCACAGGCCGCGCTGGTCGGCATCGGTTTCATCGGGCAGGCACACCTGGAAGCGCTGCGCCGTCTCGGCGTACCCATCGCCGGCGTCCTCGGACATGAGGAGAGCTACACCCGGCGCGAGGCGGCCCGGCTGAACCTGCGCCCCTACGCCTCCCTGGACGAGCTGCTGGCTGACCCAGCCGTGAGCGTCGTGCACCAGTGTGGCCCGAACGACGTGCACGCCCCGCAGAACCTGCGGGCCCTCGCGGCGGGGAAGCACGTGTTCAGCGAGAAGCCCCTGGGCGTGAGCAGCGACGAGACCGCCCGACAACTCCAGGCGGCCCGCGCCTCCGGTCGGCAGACGGCCGTGAACTTCACCTACCGGGGCTACGCGGCCGTGCAGGCCCTGCGTGACCTCGTGCAGGGCGGCGAGATGGGCGAGGTCGTCTCGCTGCGTGGGCACTACCTGCAGGACTGGCTGCTGTACGCCACGGATTTCAACTGGCGGGTCGGCGCGCCCGCCCACGAGACCCGCGCCGTGTCGGACATCGGCTCACATCTGAGCGATCTGGCCCGGTACGTCACCGGACTGGAACCGCGGCGCGTGCAGGCGCGCTTCTCGACCCTGCACGCCAAGCGCCGCCGTCCGCTGGGGACGGTCCAGACCTTCGCGAGTGGCGGCGCCGAGACCGAGGCCTTCACCGTGACCACCGAGGATCAGGCGAGCCTGTGGGTGGACTACGGCGGCATCCACGCGAGCTTCGAGCTCTCGCAGGTCGCGCCCGGTCACAAGAACGATCTGGAGCTGGAGGTTCTGGGCACCCGTGGAAGCGCCCGCTGGCGCCAGGAGCGGCCCGAGGAAATCGAGCTCGCGTCCCGTGACGCCCGCCGCACGGTGCAGCTCAAAGACCCAGGCCACCCCTTCACCCACTACCCGGCCGGGCATCCGGAAGGCTATCCAGATGCCATCACCAACGTGCTGCGCGCCTTCTACGCCGGCCTGTCCGGCACGCCCGACCCGCGCATCGCCCGCTTCGAGGACGGCCACGCCGCCGCCCTGTTCGTCGAGGCCGCCTACGCGAGCCATCTCACCGGCCAGCCGGCTGAGGTCGGGGCCGCCCTGGACGTTTCCGTATGA
- a CDS encoding sugar phosphate isomerase/epimerase family protein, whose protein sequence is MKFGYQTNTWGGVVGHPAGVTSIKDLFYLTPGSDQEALRDIAAAGYLGVELFDGNLMAYQGREDEFRSFLTAGNLSLIAIYSGANFIYDDVLEDEFWRIEQAARIGQTFGAEFLVLGGGAKRHGGPREEDYTKLARGLDRAAEFARTFGLTALYHPHLGTLVEGPEALEKVMSQCTIGLCPDTAHLAAGGNDLPNLIRTYASRIPYIHLKGLSRDPFGFVPLDEDPEMAAIWQALQDIHFDGWATVELDSHADPKSAAARSLAWLQARATVSTD, encoded by the coding sequence ATGAAATTCGGGTATCAGACCAACACCTGGGGAGGCGTCGTCGGACATCCGGCGGGCGTCACGAGCATCAAGGATCTGTTCTACCTCACGCCGGGGTCAGATCAGGAGGCGCTGCGCGACATCGCCGCCGCCGGGTACCTGGGCGTGGAGCTGTTCGACGGCAACCTGATGGCCTACCAGGGCCGTGAGGACGAGTTCCGGAGCTTCCTGACGGCGGGGAACCTCAGCCTCATCGCGATCTATTCGGGGGCGAACTTCATCTACGACGACGTGCTGGAGGACGAGTTCTGGCGCATCGAGCAGGCCGCACGGATCGGTCAGACCTTCGGGGCCGAGTTTCTGGTGCTGGGGGGCGGGGCCAAGCGGCACGGCGGCCCCCGTGAAGAGGACTACACGAAGCTCGCCCGCGGCCTCGACCGCGCCGCCGAGTTCGCCCGAACCTTTGGGCTGACGGCGCTGTACCACCCACACCTGGGCACGCTCGTGGAGGGGCCCGAGGCGCTGGAGAAGGTTATGTCGCAGTGCACCATCGGCCTGTGCCCGGACACCGCGCACCTCGCGGCCGGCGGCAATGACCTGCCGAACCTGATCCGGACGTACGCGAGCCGCATTCCGTATATCCACCTCAAGGGCCTGAGCCGCGATCCTTTCGGGTTCGTGCCCCTCGATGAGGATCCCGAGATGGCGGCCATCTGGCAGGCGCTGCAGGACATCCACTTCGACGGCTGGGCCACCGTCGAGCTCGACAGCCACGCCGATCCGAAGAGTGCCGCCGCGCGCAGCCTCGCGTGGCTCCAGGCCCGCGCGACCGTCTCCACCGACTAA
- a CDS encoding substrate-binding domain-containing protein — MKHTAKLALVAAALVTAALAQGVNPQAALKELATKVYSKGPSGEAPAPASSVTLTPAELAKVKAMNATAAIVLHYGGNDWSNAQVDGLKAQFAKLGIKVIAVTDANFKPEKQVSDIETVLARKPSIIVSIPTDPVATAAAYRKAAKAGVKLVFMDNVPSGLKAGTDYVSVVSADNYGNGVASAHLLAQQLGSKGNIGVIFHAADFFVTKQRYDAFKATIAKYPNIKIVAEQGIGGPDFAGDAEKVASAMLTRNPNLNAIWAVWDVPAEGVMSAARTAGRKDLVIATMDLGKNVALEMAKPNGMVRGLGAQRPYDAGVTEANLAAYGLLGKKAPPYVALNALPVTRATLATAWKRVYNQTLPSDIQSVLK, encoded by the coding sequence ATGAAGCACACTGCCAAGCTCGCCCTCGTCGCCGCCGCGCTCGTCACCGCCGCCCTCGCACAGGGTGTAAATCCACAGGCTGCCCTCAAGGAGCTCGCCACGAAGGTCTACTCGAAAGGACCCTCCGGTGAGGCCCCGGCACCGGCGTCCAGCGTCACGCTGACCCCGGCTGAACTGGCTAAGGTGAAGGCCATGAACGCCACCGCCGCCATCGTGCTGCACTACGGCGGCAACGACTGGAGCAACGCGCAGGTGGACGGCCTCAAGGCGCAGTTCGCCAAGCTGGGCATCAAGGTCATCGCCGTGACAGACGCGAACTTCAAGCCGGAGAAGCAGGTCTCCGACATCGAAACGGTGCTGGCCCGCAAGCCCAGCATCATCGTGTCCATCCCGACCGACCCGGTGGCCACCGCCGCCGCGTACCGTAAGGCCGCGAAGGCCGGCGTGAAACTGGTGTTCATGGACAACGTACCCAGCGGCCTCAAGGCCGGCACGGACTACGTGAGTGTCGTCTCGGCCGACAACTACGGCAACGGCGTGGCCTCGGCGCATCTGCTGGCGCAGCAGCTGGGCAGCAAGGGGAACATCGGCGTGATCTTCCACGCGGCCGACTTCTTCGTGACCAAGCAGCGCTACGACGCGTTCAAGGCCACCATCGCCAAGTACCCCAACATCAAGATCGTGGCCGAGCAGGGCATCGGCGGACCGGACTTCGCCGGCGACGCCGAGAAAGTCGCGTCGGCCATGCTGACCCGCAACCCCAACCTGAACGCCATCTGGGCCGTGTGGGACGTGCCGGCCGAGGGCGTGATGAGCGCCGCGCGCACGGCCGGACGCAAGGACCTGGTCATCGCGACCATGGACCTGGGCAAGAACGTCGCGCTGGAGATGGCCAAGCCGAACGGCATGGTGCGCGGCCTGGGTGCCCAGCGCCCCTACGACGCCGGCGTGACCGAGGCGAACCTCGCGGCGTACGGCCTGCTGGGCAAGAAGGCCCCCCCGTACGTTGCCCTGAACGCGCTGCCCGTCACGCGTGCCACGTTGGCCACCGCATGGAAGCGGGTCTACAACCAGACCCTACCCAGCGACATCCAGTCCGTCCTGAAGTAA
- a CDS encoding Gfo/Idh/MocA family protein, with amino-acid sequence MTASSIPQLNVGLIGGGFMGKAHSLAYAAMPMFFWPAPAIPVRHTIAEVTDDLAAGAAARFGFQHSTGDWRRVIDDPNIHVVDIATPNNSHAEIAIAAAQAGKHILCEKPLAPTVAEAKAMYEAVKAAGVVNMVAFNYRRTPAVALARKYIEEGRIGKVLSFRGTYLQDWSADPSGPLSWRFQKKIAGSGALGDIGTHVVDLARYLVGEISAVNAMMHTYIHERPLQSGGADKLGASDKTAGGPRGAVDVDDEVMTLLRFENGAVGSLEATRNAWGRNNYITFEIHGTEGTIHFNYERRDELRVFFNSDPSDARGLRTVYTGPAHPYGEGLWPIPALGIGYGETKIIEAYDLFTAITTGRPVRPDFEDGYRTELIADAIVRSAQERREVDVESIGAPRETAGV; translated from the coding sequence ATGACCGCATCCAGCATTCCTCAGCTCAACGTCGGCCTGATCGGCGGGGGGTTCATGGGCAAGGCCCATTCGCTCGCGTACGCCGCCATGCCCATGTTCTTCTGGCCCGCGCCCGCCATCCCGGTGCGCCACACGATTGCCGAGGTCACCGACGACCTGGCCGCCGGGGCCGCCGCCCGCTTCGGCTTCCAGCACTCAACCGGCGACTGGCGCCGCGTGATCGACGATCCCAACATTCACGTGGTGGACATCGCCACGCCGAACAACTCGCACGCCGAGATTGCCATCGCCGCCGCGCAGGCCGGCAAGCACATCCTGTGCGAGAAGCCGCTGGCTCCCACTGTGGCCGAAGCGAAGGCCATGTACGAGGCGGTCAAGGCGGCGGGCGTGGTCAACATGGTCGCCTTCAACTACCGCCGCACGCCCGCCGTGGCCCTGGCGCGCAAGTACATCGAGGAAGGCCGCATCGGGAAAGTGCTGAGCTTCCGGGGCACGTACCTTCAGGACTGGTCGGCCGACCCGAGCGGGCCGCTGTCGTGGCGCTTCCAGAAGAAGATCGCCGGTTCCGGCGCGCTGGGAGATATCGGGACGCACGTGGTCGACCTGGCCCGCTACCTGGTAGGCGAGATCAGCGCCGTGAACGCCATGATGCACACCTACATCCACGAGCGGCCCCTGCAATCTGGCGGCGCGGACAAGCTGGGGGCCAGCGACAAGACCGCGGGCGGGCCCAGGGGCGCCGTGGATGTGGACGACGAGGTCATGACCCTGCTGCGCTTCGAGAACGGCGCGGTCGGCTCGCTGGAGGCCACCCGCAACGCGTGGGGCCGCAACAACTACATCACCTTCGAGATCCACGGCACCGAGGGCACGATCCACTTCAACTACGAACGCCGCGACGAGTTGCGGGTCTTCTTCAACAGTGACCCCAGCGACGCCCGCGGCCTGCGCACCGTGTACACCGGGCCGGCGCATCCCTACGGCGAGGGCCTGTGGCCGATCCCAGCACTGGGCATCGGCTACGGCGAGACCAAGATCATCGAGGCCTACGACCTGTTCACGGCCATCACCACCGGCCGCCCGGTGCGCCCGGACTTCGAGGACGGTTACAGAACCGAGCTGATCGCCGACGCCATCGTGCGCTCCGCCCAGGAGCGGCGTGAGGTCGACGTGGAATCCATCGGCGCCCCGAGGGAAACGGCGGGCGTCTGA
- a CDS encoding sugar ABC transporter ATP-binding protein encodes MTVQTTDHVSIPSPSPLAVELRGINKAFNGVRVLEGVDFSLRAGEVHALMGGNGAGKSTLMKILQGVYQPDAGEVIVSGQAVHLGSPSQAEAHGVAMIFQEFSLIPTLTAAQNIFLNREPRGALGSINDREAVRRARVIFDDMGVQIDPTKTVSDLSTGEWQLTEIAKALSKDARVLIMDEPTAALSATEVATLFRLVDGLKARGIAIVYITHRMDEVFEVGDRVTVMRDGKAVLSGETRSLKIEDVIEHIVGRRMEGALEYVGRTVNRGGAPLLDVQNIQAEGLSGVTLQVYPGEVVGLAGLMGSGRTELAEALFGVRRVTGGQITLDGRPVVNRSPEAAIRHGFALVPEDRRVQGLVLDHTVYENLLLPQLGRFQGGGVMRDGPGRDYARELIEQLRIKTDGPDKQARLLSGGNQQKIVLAKWLGNDPRLLILDEPTAGVDIGSKAEIIGLIRSLADAGKGVLLISSEFQELLAVSDRVLLMQGGRITGELLREQIAQEEDLHHALQGGAVHDHSA; translated from the coding sequence ATGACGGTTCAGACCACCGACCACGTGTCAATCCCGTCCCCCAGCCCCCTGGCCGTGGAGCTGCGCGGCATCAACAAGGCTTTCAACGGCGTCCGCGTGCTGGAAGGCGTAGATTTCAGCCTGCGCGCCGGGGAGGTGCATGCCCTGATGGGCGGCAACGGCGCCGGGAAGTCCACCCTGATGAAGATCCTCCAGGGGGTGTATCAGCCCGATGCCGGCGAGGTCATCGTCAGCGGACAGGCCGTACACCTGGGCTCGCCCAGCCAGGCCGAGGCGCATGGCGTCGCCATGATCTTTCAGGAGTTCAGTCTGATTCCGACCCTCACGGCCGCGCAGAACATTTTCCTGAACCGCGAGCCGCGCGGCGCGCTGGGGTCTATCAATGACCGCGAGGCCGTCCGCCGCGCCCGCGTGATCTTCGACGACATGGGCGTGCAGATCGACCCGACCAAGACGGTCAGCGACCTGTCGACCGGCGAGTGGCAGCTCACGGAGATCGCCAAGGCGCTGAGCAAAGACGCGCGGGTGCTCATCATGGACGAACCCACGGCGGCCCTGTCGGCCACCGAGGTCGCCACGCTGTTCCGCCTGGTCGATGGCCTCAAGGCCCGCGGGATTGCCATCGTCTACATCACGCACCGCATGGACGAGGTGTTCGAGGTGGGCGACCGCGTCACCGTGATGCGCGACGGCAAGGCCGTGCTGAGCGGCGAGACCCGCAGCCTCAAGATCGAGGACGTGATCGAGCACATCGTGGGTCGCCGCATGGAGGGGGCCCTGGAATACGTGGGGCGCACCGTGAACCGCGGGGGCGCGCCGCTGCTGGATGTCCAGAACATCCAGGCCGAGGGGCTCAGCGGCGTGACCCTGCAGGTGTATCCGGGTGAGGTCGTGGGCCTCGCCGGTCTGATGGGCAGTGGACGCACCGAGCTGGCCGAGGCGCTGTTCGGCGTGCGGCGCGTGACGGGCGGCCAGATCACGTTGGACGGCCGGCCCGTCGTGAACCGGAGCCCGGAGGCTGCCATCCGCCACGGCTTTGCGCTGGTGCCCGAAGACCGGCGTGTGCAGGGCCTGGTGCTCGACCACACGGTGTACGAGAACCTTCTGCTCCCACAGCTCGGGCGCTTCCAGGGGGGCGGCGTGATGCGCGACGGCCCCGGACGCGACTACGCCCGCGAACTGATTGAGCAACTGCGCATCAAGACCGATGGTCCCGACAAGCAGGCGCGCCTGCTGTCGGGGGGCAACCAGCAGAAGATCGTGCTGGCCAAGTGGCTCGGTAACGATCCGCGGCTCCTGATCCTCGACGAGCCCACCGCTGGGGTCGATATCGGCTCGAAGGCCGAAATCATCGGGCTCATCCGTTCCCTGGCCGATGCCGGCAAGGGCGTGCTGCTCATTTCCTCGGAGTTCCAGGAACTGCTAGCCGTGTCGGACCGCGTGCTGCTGATGCAGGGCGGGCGCATCACCGGCGAGTTGCTGCGCGAACAGATCGCGCAGGAAGAAGACCTTCACCACGCCCTGCAAGGAGGCGCTGTCCATGACCACTCTGCCTAA
- a CDS encoding ABC transporter permease has protein sequence MTTLPNAAAPRRSPLANWRSYVVYVGFALVFLFFSIFLRDAGFLSSNNLLNIVRQTATISVMAVAMTFVIASGEIDLSVGSVAGLSSVLAALAIPHVGPVGGALAGLAGGALIGLINGSLVTGLGIPSFLVTLGMLGIANGVAQWITATAPVPILNDAFNNFFGSGDLGPIPSLFLWTLVALGIGHFLLRRTSFGRSVLAVGGNATAARYSGINVARTKLMVLVASGTVAGLAGMLYAGRLNSGRFQWGQGDELSVIAAVILGGTPLFGGAGTVFGAVLGALMIGLINNGLILMGLEYSQQLIIRGVIIILAVALARRK, from the coding sequence ATGACCACTCTGCCTAATGCGGCCGCACCCCGGCGCTCCCCTCTCGCCAACTGGCGCTCCTACGTGGTGTACGTGGGCTTCGCGCTGGTGTTCCTCTTCTTCTCAATCTTCCTGCGCGACGCCGGCTTCCTGTCCAGCAACAACCTGCTGAACATCGTCCGCCAGACCGCGACCATCTCGGTGATGGCCGTCGCGATGACCTTCGTGATCGCCTCTGGTGAAATTGATCTCTCGGTCGGCAGCGTGGCCGGACTGTCGTCGGTGCTGGCCGCCCTCGCCATTCCGCACGTCGGGCCAGTCGGTGGGGCGCTGGCCGGACTGGCGGGCGGCGCGCTGATCGGCCTGATCAACGGCTCCCTGGTGACTGGGCTCGGCATCCCCTCGTTCCTGGTGACCCTAGGCATGTTGGGCATCGCCAACGGTGTGGCACAGTGGATCACCGCCACAGCGCCTGTGCCGATCCTCAACGACGCCTTCAACAACTTCTTCGGCTCCGGCGACCTGGGGCCCATCCCCTCGCTGTTCCTGTGGACCCTCGTCGCGCTGGGCATCGGACACTTCCTGCTGCGCCGCACCTCGTTTGGCCGCAGCGTACTGGCGGTCGGCGGGAACGCCACTGCCGCGCGTTACAGCGGCATCAACGTGGCCCGCACCAAACTGATGGTGCTGGTCGCCTCCGGCACGGTGGCCGGACTGGCCGGCATGCTCTACGCCGGACGCCTGAATTCCGGGCGCTTCCAGTGGGGCCAGGGCGACGAGCTATCTGTCATCGCGGCCGTGATCCTGGGTGGTACGCCCCTGTTCGGCGGCGCCGGCACTGTCTTCGGCGCCGTACTGGGGGCCCTGATGATTGGGCTGATCAACAACGGCCTGATCCTGATGGGCCTGGAGTACAGCCAGCAGCTGATCATCCGTGGCGTGATCATCATCCTCGCTGTAGCGCTCGCCCGGCGCAAATAG
- a CDS encoding putative quinol monooxygenase, producing the protein MSPINLFATLTPAPGQADALRAGLLVIAPYSRQENGCERYELLESGGDDTLRFHVIERFTDEAALQAHGDSDHFRAFSARFGEWLVGPPEVIQARDLPA; encoded by the coding sequence ATGAGTCCAATCAACCTGTTCGCTACCCTGACGCCTGCGCCGGGCCAGGCTGATGCTTTGCGCGCCGGCCTGCTGGTCATCGCACCCTACTCTCGCCAGGAAAACGGCTGCGAACGCTACGAGCTACTCGAGAGCGGTGGGGACGATACCCTGCGCTTCCACGTCATCGAGCGCTTCACAGACGAGGCCGCCCTTCAGGCCCATGGTGACAGCGATCATTTCCGCGCCTTCAGCGCCCGCTTCGGCGAGTGGCTCGTCGGCCCACCGGAGGTCATCCAGGCGCGGGATCTCCCGGCGTAG
- the topA gene encoding type I DNA topoisomerase, with protein MGRFMPLLIVESPKKAKQIASYLGRDWTVKACFGHVRDLPAKKEEIPVKYRAQAWARLGVDVEGGYTPIYVERAKANVLAELRAAVKAAKGDVYLASDPDREGESIAWHLSVVLGLKDARRVTYQEVTKAAIQKALQSPRPINLALVAAQESRRILDRLAGYGVSPLLWDAIGGPQSAGRVQSAALMLLAQREQARMRFVPAGYWRVAAQVGTTPPFQATVQAIRGLPLATAASFTPQGQLKEGLEVAQLDAQKAEGLRGYLEGREAEVTGIEVSPVVRRPPPPFTTSSLQQAAGARLRFSVETTSRAAQSLYEQGLITYIRTDSPALSDEALELARVAVQERFGQGALPPAPRQYATRNANAQEAHEAIRPAGDFKAPKATGLSGDELALYTLIYTRTVASQMQDALGEKTTVRLQAGVVTLGATGTRLTQRGFTALYEDEAEDADDQALPALTVGQRVGLSGVKVEEKKSSAPPRYGEGAFVQLMEKAGIGRPSTYASTLKTLQGRSYVAVRGRKLHVTPLGLCVAMYLMQQLPQLVDARFTAEMERELDTIAQGALKRTVYLDRVWREALQPAIARAQRTSPRLRVPGQEAVFEVQGGQVSLRTAQGVVTLPPELLPEDLNEQSIAALLAGTWKVGRGVRAERVPASSDVDKPARAPRRKKGEAGTTKAPRKSRQAGGSRKGKRL; from the coding sequence GTGGGTCGCTTCATGCCGCTCCTGATCGTCGAATCTCCGAAGAAGGCGAAGCAGATCGCCTCGTACCTGGGCCGGGACTGGACGGTGAAGGCCTGCTTCGGGCACGTGCGGGATCTGCCGGCGAAGAAGGAGGAGATCCCGGTGAAGTACCGCGCTCAGGCCTGGGCGCGCCTGGGGGTGGACGTCGAGGGCGGGTACACGCCGATCTACGTGGAGCGGGCCAAAGCGAACGTCCTCGCCGAGCTGCGCGCCGCGGTGAAGGCCGCCAAGGGAGACGTGTACCTGGCCTCGGACCCAGACCGGGAAGGGGAGAGCATCGCGTGGCACCTGAGCGTGGTGTTGGGCCTGAAGGACGCGCGACGGGTGACGTACCAAGAAGTGACGAAGGCCGCCATCCAGAAGGCCTTGCAGAGTCCCCGGCCGATCAATCTGGCGCTCGTGGCTGCGCAGGAGAGCCGGCGCATCCTGGACCGTCTGGCGGGCTACGGGGTGTCTCCGTTGCTCTGGGACGCCATCGGGGGACCACAGTCGGCGGGGCGGGTGCAGTCGGCCGCCCTGATGCTGCTGGCGCAGCGCGAGCAGGCCCGGATGCGCTTCGTCCCGGCCGGGTACTGGCGGGTGGCCGCCCAGGTGGGGACCACGCCCCCTTTTCAGGCCACAGTGCAGGCCATCCGAGGTCTGCCGCTGGCGACGGCCGCGAGCTTCACACCCCAGGGGCAGCTTAAGGAGGGCCTGGAAGTGGCCCAGCTGGACGCCCAGAAGGCCGAGGGCCTGCGCGGGTACCTGGAAGGCCGGGAGGCGGAGGTCACGGGCATCGAGGTCAGTCCGGTGGTTCGGCGGCCGCCACCGCCCTTCACGACGTCGAGTCTCCAGCAGGCGGCGGGGGCTCGGCTGCGCTTCAGCGTGGAGACGACCTCGCGGGCCGCCCAGTCGCTCTATGAGCAGGGGTTGATCACGTACATCCGTACCGACAGTCCGGCCCTCTCCGACGAGGCGCTGGAGCTGGCGCGCGTGGCGGTGCAGGAGCGCTTCGGACAGGGGGCACTGCCGCCTGCCCCTCGCCAGTACGCGACCCGCAATGCAAATGCCCAGGAGGCGCACGAGGCCATCCGGCCTGCGGGGGACTTCAAGGCCCCGAAGGCGACTGGGCTGAGTGGGGACGAGCTGGCGCTGTACACCCTGATCTACACGCGGACCGTGGCGAGTCAGATGCAGGACGCGCTGGGGGAGAAGACGACCGTGCGCCTGCAGGCAGGCGTGGTGACGCTGGGGGCAACTGGAACCCGGCTGACGCAGCGGGGCTTCACGGCGCTGTACGAGGACGAGGCGGAGGACGCTGACGACCAGGCGCTGCCGGCCCTGACTGTCGGGCAGCGGGTGGGGTTGAGCGGCGTGAAGGTGGAGGAGAAGAAGAGCAGCGCGCCGCCCCGGTATGGGGAGGGGGCGTTCGTGCAGCTGATGGAGAAGGCCGGGATCGGGCGGCCGAGCACGTACGCGAGCACGCTGAAGACGTTACAGGGCCGGAGTTACGTGGCGGTGCGGGGGCGGAAGCTGCATGTGACGCCGTTGGGCTTGTGTGTGGCGATGTACCTGATGCAGCAGCTGCCGCAGCTGGTCGACGCGCGGTTCACGGCGGAGATGGAGCGGGAGCTGGACACGATTGCACAGGGGGCGTTGAAGCGGACGGTGTATCTGGACCGGGTGTGGCGGGAGGCGTTGCAGCCGGCGATTGCACGGGCACAGCGGACGTCGCCGAGACTACGGGTGCCAGGGCAGGAGGCGGTGTTCGAGGTGCAGGGGGGGCAGGTGAGCTTGCGGACGGCCCAAGGGGTCGTGACGTTGCCTCCTGAGCTGCTGCCGGAGGATCTGAATGAACAGAGCATTGCGGCGTTGTTGGCGGGGACGTGGAAGGTGGGGAGAGGAGTGCGGGCGGAGAGAGTGCCAGCGTCCTCTGATGTGGATAAGCCTGCACGAGCGCCTCGGCGGAAGAAGGGGGAGGCGGGGACGACCAAGGCTCCACGGAAGTCGAGGCAGGCTGGGGGTTCCCGGAAGGGGAAGCGTTTGTAG
- a CDS encoding 3'-5' exonuclease, whose translation MTYASTDPLLFGHDPTPGIVSVHADLSGRALVWRREDGQVTLERPRFRSWLYARDLADVEHLGPRLATHDDHTPFSARELPGTPGRLRYLLTARDGQALRRAVLAGASQRLGRPITSLHDLSSYYTVGPTEQYLMASGRTYFKGMGFDDPHRLQFDLETTSLSPDTGRIFMIAVRDNRGFERVLEARRAAQEPELIQALVQLIQDRDPDVLENHNLMAFDLPFLIGRKCMASPSTSAGPAAPPASGRFRTAAPPRTGPAPAASDFT comes from the coding sequence GTGACGTACGCCTCCACTGACCCCCTACTGTTCGGACATGATCCCACCCCCGGGATCGTGTCCGTTCATGCCGACCTCTCCGGCCGGGCTCTCGTCTGGCGACGCGAGGACGGGCAGGTCACCCTCGAGCGCCCCCGCTTCCGATCCTGGCTCTACGCCCGTGACCTCGCCGACGTCGAACACCTCGGCCCGCGCCTGGCCACCCACGACGATCACACCCCCTTCAGCGCCCGCGAGCTGCCCGGGACGCCTGGGAGGCTGCGCTACCTCCTCACTGCCCGCGACGGTCAGGCCCTCCGGCGCGCCGTTCTCGCCGGCGCCAGCCAGCGCCTCGGCCGTCCCATCACCAGCCTCCACGATCTCTCGAGCTACTACACCGTCGGCCCCACCGAGCAGTACCTCATGGCCTCCGGACGCACGTACTTCAAAGGCATGGGCTTCGACGATCCCCATCGCCTGCAATTCGACCTGGAAACCACCAGCCTCAGCCCCGACACCGGCCGCATCTTTATGATCGCCGTGCGCGACAACCGCGGCTTCGAGCGTGTGCTGGAGGCCCGACGCGCCGCCCAGGAACCCGAACTCATCCAGGCCCTGGTCCAACTCATCCAGGACCGCGACCCGGACGTTCTGGAGAACCACAACCTCATGGCCTTCGACCTCCCCTTCCTGATCGGGCGCAAGTGCATGGCCTCGCCCTCAACCTCGGCCGGCCCGGCGGCCCCCCCGGCCTCTGGAAGGTTCAGGACGGCCGCTCCACCCCGCACAGGGCCTGCGCCGGCCGCAAGCGATTTCACGTAA
- a CDS encoding DMT family transporter produces MRHPADPPLCFEFRRPHAGIPLNILGNLLFLGVVCTARTLVLWNWSVARSSAAFAGMFVNLEPLVGTVLGVMILHERLGPFTWVGGGSSWGPRR; encoded by the coding sequence GTGCGGCACCCTGCTGACCCTCCCCTTTGCTTTGAGTTCCGGAGGCCCCACGCAGGGATTCCGCTGAACATCCTGGGGAACTTGCTCTTCCTGGGGGTGGTCTGTACCGCGCGGACGCTCGTCCTCTGGAACTGGAGCGTTGCCCGAAGTTCGGCCGCGTTCGCGGGGATGTTCGTGAACCTCGAACCCCTGGTGGGGACGGTGCTGGGAGTGATGATCCTGCACGAGCGCCTGGGACCCTTCACCTGGGTGGGTGGGGGCTCATCCTGGGGGCCGCGACGATGA
- a CDS encoding EamA family transporter — MPITYLLQYTGLSLTSASSAALILGTVTPLLAIEAWLLLGERPHRRTWVAIGVSSLGLLLIMGVPGPGRSVLGDALVLFSTVAATASILLSQRLIRHYGPVNTTTWTLTCGTLLTLPFALSSGGPTQGFR; from the coding sequence GTGCCCATCACCTATCTCTTGCAGTACACCGGCCTGTCGCTGACGAGTGCTTCCAGTGCGGCGCTGATTCTGGGGACAGTCACACCTCTCCTCGCCATCGAGGCCTGGCTGCTTTTGGGAGAACGCCCGCACCGCCGCACCTGGGTGGCCATCGGCGTGTCCAGCCTGGGCCTGCTCCTGATCATGGGGGTGCCGGGTCCAGGGCGCAGCGTGCTCGGCGACGCGCTGGTGCTGTTCTCGACGGTCGCGGCCACCGCGAGTATTCTGCTGAGTCAGCGTTTGATCCGTCACTACGGCCCGGTGAATACGACCACCTGGACCTTGACGTGCGGCACCCTGCTGACCCTCCCCTTTGCTTTGAGTTCCGGAGGCCCCACGCAGGGATTCCGCTGA